One stretch of Chitinivibrionales bacterium DNA includes these proteins:
- a CDS encoding methyltransferase domain-containing protein → MAQSVSGMSMECPLCREPHTVFLGADGRREYYHCQTCALRFVPPKYHVGIHEEKARYALHTNDGEDKQYIGYLGRIVSNIQKIARPGGRILDFGSGEHAALTSLLKKAGYECAAYDPLYGVGGRALEKKYNCVVLCEVIEHLRKPAEELRKIWKALVPGGTAFIKTAFYPDSNFLSWWYKEDITHICFFSQETFRYVEHLLENTASCTITRHFILLRKYNQDDA, encoded by the coding sequence ATGGCTCAATCCGTTTCTGGGATGAGCATGGAATGTCCACTGTGCCGGGAGCCTCACACGGTTTTTCTGGGGGCGGATGGACGGAGAGAATATTATCACTGTCAAACCTGTGCGTTGCGCTTTGTGCCGCCAAAGTATCATGTGGGGATTCATGAAGAAAAAGCACGATATGCACTTCATACCAACGATGGAGAGGATAAACAATATATCGGCTATCTCGGGCGTATAGTATCAAATATACAGAAAATCGCACGGCCGGGGGGCCGGATTCTGGATTTCGGCAGCGGCGAACACGCCGCACTAACTTCACTTCTGAAGAAGGCCGGCTATGAATGTGCAGCCTACGATCCCTTATACGGTGTCGGTGGCAGGGCTTTGGAAAAAAAATATAACTGTGTTGTTCTCTGTGAAGTTATCGAACACCTTCGAAAACCAGCCGAGGAGCTTCGTAAAATCTGGAAGGCCCTTGTTCCCGGTGGAACAGCCTTCATAAAAACCGCGTTCTATCCAGACAGCAATTTTCTCTCATGGTGGTACAAGGAAGATATAACCCATATATGTTTTTTTTCACAAGAAACGTTCCGGTATGTGGAACATCTACTGGAAAATACAGCGAGTTGCACAATTACCAGGCATTTCATTCTTCTGAGGAAGTACAATCAAGATGACGCATGA
- a CDS encoding (d)CMP kinase, with protein sequence MIIAIDGPAGSGKSSTAVEAARRLGFLHLDTGAMYRAITLKCLRQGIDPTDTPALASLMEHTELDFSGVPPHTTVWMDGEDVSTAVRSDEVTRNVSDYCKPMVVRNALVAQQREIGKSISVVCEGRDIGTVVFPDAELKFFMVASVEERARRRQKDFLKLGITKSLDNLIEEIRERDHKDSSRENSPLCKAGDAEEIDTTTMSFDQQVSRIVEKASVLIEKTNTG encoded by the coding sequence ATGATTATTGCGATAGATGGTCCTGCCGGGTCGGGTAAGAGTTCGACTGCAGTTGAGGCTGCACGGCGGCTCGGGTTTCTTCATCTGGATACCGGAGCCATGTACCGGGCGATAACCCTTAAATGCCTGCGGCAGGGAATTGACCCTACCGATACGCCGGCATTGGCTTCACTGATGGAGCACACGGAATTGGATTTTTCCGGTGTTCCTCCGCATACGACGGTATGGATGGATGGTGAGGATGTTAGTACTGCGGTGCGGAGTGATGAGGTCACGAGGAACGTTTCCGACTATTGCAAACCCATGGTTGTCCGGAACGCGCTTGTAGCGCAGCAGCGGGAGATCGGCAAAAGCATTTCCGTTGTGTGTGAAGGGCGGGATATCGGAACCGTGGTTTTCCCCGATGCCGAATTGAAATTTTTCATGGTTGCATCGGTTGAAGAGCGAGCCCGCCGCCGGCAAAAAGATTTTCTGAAACTGGGAATCACAAAATCCCTCGATAATTTAATTGAGGAGATCCGTGAGCGGGACCATAAGGATTCATCGCGGGAAAACAGCCCCCTCTGTAAGGCCGGGGATGCTGAAGAAATCGATACGACAACGATGTCATTCGATCAGCAGGTTTCCCGTATTGTAGAAAAAGCATCCGTGCTCATAGAAAAAACAAATACCGGATAA
- the rpsA gene encoding 30S ribosomal protein S1, whose amino-acid sequence MADSATTEENKTHYGVDAHGNKVDLSEFEEDYYHSTVESTEMLEEYGPSLANIEDGKVVTGKILRITDKEVIVDVNFKSEGVIPVSEFKNINEFKNGDEIEVFLEQAEDSEGQIILSKSRADFLRVWDRIHKAYENQDTVEGRVLRRIKGGVVVDLFGVDAFLPGSQIDLRQIPDMDALIGNTYKFRVIKVNKVRRNIVVSRRVILEENRQQMRDKILAELEKAQVREGTVKNITDFGAFIDLGGVDGLLHITDMSWGRVNHPSEIVALGDKLNVKVLDFNENKERISLGLKQLTEHPWEGIENKFPEGSRVRGKIVSITDYGAFMELEKGIEGLIHISEMSWTEHIKHPSRIVGIGDIVEAVVLSVDKDNQKISLGFKQLEPDPWENVESEFPVGSIVKGKVRNIAAFGAFIELKEGVDGLVHISDMSWTKKINHPGELLKKNDIVDVKILSIDEAKRRISLGLKQLTKDPWDELAQQFAMGTETECVVARILDRGLVVDLSDDVEGFIPLAQLGQDLSHPSEAYKAGDTIPAKVIEFDSDAKKINLSVSEYFKDKDSSEWEAYTAEHAPAEPREKEEKPEEKAAETQAETPAEETAEAPAEETSASEETASAATEETEKTEAPAEASVEETPAEEKPSEEPVAEEPQEAEEKEEDEKEK is encoded by the coding sequence ATGGCAGATTCTGCAACAACAGAAGAAAACAAAACTCACTATGGCGTTGATGCGCACGGAAATAAGGTTGACCTTTCGGAGTTTGAGGAAGATTATTATCATTCTACAGTTGAATCAACCGAAATGCTCGAAGAGTATGGTCCGTCGCTGGCGAACATTGAGGACGGAAAGGTTGTCACCGGAAAAATTCTTCGGATAACCGATAAAGAAGTTATCGTTGATGTCAATTTCAAGTCGGAAGGCGTTATTCCGGTTTCCGAATTCAAAAATATCAATGAATTTAAAAACGGCGACGAGATTGAAGTATTTCTCGAGCAGGCCGAAGACAGTGAAGGCCAGATAATTCTTTCCAAATCCCGGGCCGATTTTCTCCGGGTTTGGGACAGGATCCACAAGGCCTATGAAAATCAGGATACCGTTGAAGGCAGAGTTCTTCGACGGATCAAGGGCGGTGTTGTCGTCGATCTTTTCGGCGTTGACGCTTTCCTTCCAGGCTCCCAGATCGACCTTCGCCAGATACCCGACATGGATGCCCTTATCGGTAATACCTATAAGTTCCGGGTTATCAAAGTGAATAAAGTACGGCGAAATATCGTTGTCTCCCGCCGGGTGATCCTCGAAGAGAACCGGCAACAGATGCGCGACAAAATCCTTGCCGAACTCGAAAAAGCTCAGGTTCGTGAAGGTACGGTCAAGAATATCACCGATTTTGGCGCCTTTATCGATCTTGGCGGTGTTGACGGTCTTCTTCATATCACCGATATGTCCTGGGGACGAGTCAATCATCCATCGGAAATCGTTGCTCTGGGCGACAAGCTGAATGTCAAGGTGCTCGATTTCAACGAAAACAAAGAACGTATTTCACTGGGCCTCAAGCAACTTACCGAACATCCGTGGGAAGGCATTGAGAACAAGTTTCCTGAAGGTTCCCGGGTCCGCGGTAAGATTGTCTCGATCACCGATTATGGTGCATTCATGGAGCTTGAAAAGGGTATTGAAGGTCTTATTCATATTTCCGAGATGTCCTGGACCGAGCATATCAAGCACCCGTCGAGAATTGTCGGTATCGGCGATATTGTCGAGGCGGTCGTGCTCAGTGTTGACAAAGATAACCAGAAGATCTCGCTTGGATTCAAGCAGCTCGAACCGGATCCGTGGGAAAATGTCGAGAGTGAATTCCCCGTGGGGAGCATTGTCAAAGGAAAGGTCCGTAACATCGCCGCTTTTGGTGCCTTTATCGAATTGAAAGAGGGTGTTGACGGTCTTGTGCATATTTCCGATATGTCCTGGACAAAGAAAATCAACCATCCGGGAGAATTGCTGAAAAAGAACGATATCGTTGATGTCAAAATTCTCAGCATCGATGAAGCCAAGCGGAGGATTTCGCTGGGACTCAAGCAACTCACCAAAGATCCGTGGGATGAACTGGCACAACAGTTTGCCATGGGCACCGAAACCGAATGCGTGGTTGCCCGGATTCTCGACCGCGGTCTGGTTGTGGATCTCAGTGATGATGTTGAAGGTTTTATTCCGCTGGCCCAGCTGGGGCAGGACCTCAGTCATCCTTCGGAGGCATACAAAGCCGGCGATACAATTCCCGCAAAGGTCATTGAGTTCGACTCTGATGCAAAAAAGATTAATCTCAGCGTGAGCGAATATTTCAAAGACAAAGACTCGAGCGAATGGGAAGCCTACACGGCAGAACATGCTCCAGCAGAACCCAGAGAAAAGGAAGAAAAGCCGGAAGAAAAAGCTGCAGAAACACAGGCGGAAACGCCTGCTGAAGAAACAGCAGAAGCACCTGCTGAAGAAACTTCCGCTTCCGAAGAAACGGCAAGTGCCGCAACCGAAGAAACGGAAAAGACCGAAGCACCGGCTGAAGCTTCTGTTGAAGAAACACCCGCCGAAGAAAAGCCTTCTGAAGAACCTGTTGCCGAAGAACCTCAGGAAGCTGAGGAGAAGGAAGAGGATGAAAAAGAGAAGTAG
- a CDS encoding nucleoside transporter — MHVYNLVSFAGIFIFIGIAWLLSSDKKRMNWHVVGWGIGLQLIVAFFIFIVPAGAKLFLFVNDIVVKVLESANEGARFVFGPLAIPPGAEGSMGFFLAFQGLPTIIFFSALMAILYYFRIMPFLIRWFGSVFSRLMKLSGAESLCASSNIFVGVESSLTIKPHLNEMTRSELCTVLTAGMATVASNVLALYVFMLQGRFPTIAGHLISASFLSAPAALIMSKIILPETKTPKTLGVAIHPHYEKESNVFEAIIRGANSAVKMIVGIVALLIAFLGLVALVDLIIGGIGTPVNEYLAINIDWSLKGLLGYVFYIPALICGIPPADAGEIAKIIGERLVVTEVTAYKDLASLIAEDALVYPRSAVITTYALCGFAHVASMAIFVGGVSALAPSKTRVLSRIAFRALIAATLACLMTACIAGAFYTEGSILLGN, encoded by the coding sequence ATGCATGTCTACAATCTTGTTTCATTTGCGGGCATTTTTATTTTTATTGGTATAGCCTGGTTGTTATCGAGCGATAAAAAACGGATGAACTGGCATGTTGTGGGATGGGGGATCGGACTTCAGCTCATCGTTGCGTTTTTCATTTTCATTGTCCCTGCAGGTGCGAAGCTTTTTCTTTTTGTGAATGATATCGTTGTCAAGGTGTTGGAATCGGCCAATGAAGGTGCCCGGTTTGTCTTTGGTCCTTTGGCCATACCGCCGGGGGCTGAAGGATCGATGGGGTTCTTTCTGGCTTTCCAGGGATTGCCGACCATTATCTTTTTTTCCGCGCTTATGGCGATCCTCTATTATTTCCGGATCATGCCGTTTCTTATCAGGTGGTTTGGTTCGGTGTTCAGCCGGTTGATGAAACTTTCGGGTGCCGAATCACTCTGTGCATCATCGAATATCTTTGTGGGCGTCGAATCCTCCCTGACTATCAAGCCCCATTTGAATGAAATGACCCGCTCCGAATTATGCACGGTCCTTACCGCAGGGATGGCAACGGTGGCTTCCAATGTCCTGGCGCTCTACGTGTTCATGCTTCAGGGCCGGTTCCCGACAATTGCCGGTCATCTTATCTCGGCATCCTTTCTTTCGGCACCGGCAGCGTTGATCATGTCCAAGATTATTCTTCCCGAAACAAAGACTCCCAAAACCCTCGGGGTTGCCATCCACCCCCATTATGAAAAGGAAAGCAATGTATTTGAGGCCATAATACGGGGGGCGAATTCCGCTGTGAAAATGATTGTCGGCATTGTGGCGCTCCTTATAGCCTTTTTAGGCCTTGTAGCGCTTGTTGATCTCATTATTGGGGGGATCGGAACGCCGGTCAATGAATATCTTGCGATTAATATCGACTGGTCTCTCAAAGGGCTTCTGGGGTATGTATTTTATATACCGGCACTGATTTGCGGTATACCACCGGCAGATGCCGGGGAGATCGCAAAGATAATCGGCGAACGACTGGTGGTCACCGAAGTGACTGCCTATAAAGATCTGGCATCGCTTATTGCCGAAGATGCACTGGTCTATCCCCGTTCGGCCGTGATAACGACCTATGCGCTTTGCGGCTTTGCCCACGTGGCCTCCATGGCTATCTTTGTGGGGGGCGTTTCAGCTCTGGCACCTTCAAAAACCCGCGTCCTTTCCAGAATCGCTTTTCGCGCCCTGATCGCTGCAACCCTGGCCTGCCTCATGACCGCGTGCATTGCAGGTGCTTTTTATACGGAAGGATCGATTTTGCTGGGGAACTAG
- the lspA gene encoding signal peptidase II codes for MGEKESYMEKKLPFSNKWVLLIVITIVGFLADWYTKYLAETMLRMGKPVEVIGDYLQFILVYNKGMLFGFDPRSIFPGFPLHLFFFIFSTIAVIVLLIYYHHIRVNDLPMRFGLALILPGAIGNLWDRIIHPQKGVVDFIKMGISEDVYWPIYNFADIYVSVGVGILLFCFIRDEVQSKKEPESFVEEKGKERGMIMDENNRQQ; via the coding sequence ATGGGAGAAAAGGAATCGTATATGGAAAAGAAACTGCCGTTTTCCAATAAATGGGTGCTGCTTATTGTGATAACAATTGTCGGATTTCTTGCAGACTGGTACACAAAGTATCTTGCGGAAACAATGCTCCGCATGGGAAAACCGGTGGAGGTGATCGGCGATTATCTTCAGTTTATACTCGTATACAATAAAGGGATGCTGTTCGGGTTCGATCCCCGCTCCATTTTCCCCGGATTCCCGCTTCATCTTTTCTTCTTTATATTTTCCACTATCGCAGTAATCGTCCTGCTTATCTACTATCACCATATTCGGGTAAATGATCTCCCTATGCGTTTCGGCTTGGCATTGATCCTTCCGGGCGCAATCGGCAACCTCTGGGACAGAATTATCCATCCGCAGAAAGGGGTAGTGGATTTCATTAAAATGGGAATTTCCGAAGACGTCTACTGGCCGATATATAACTTTGCCGATATCTATGTCTCCGTCGGGGTGGGGATTTTGCTTTTCTGCTTTATACGGGATGAAGTGCAGAGTAAGAAGGAACCAGAGAGTTTTGTGGAGGAGAAGGGAAAAGAGCGTGGGATGATAATGGATGAGAATAATAGGCAACAATAA
- a CDS encoding RluA family pseudouridine synthase, with product MNTYIIDENSSGSRLDVFVAGVMEGMTRSQVQKAIKSGGVLVNGTVAGKNVRLKRGDDVTIDEQEMTALTSTTLVPQDIPLDIVYEDNYLIAVNKPAGMVVHPGSGVRDSTLANALAYHIPSLSDGFAHDRPGIVHRLDKETSGILLVAKTNQAHAALASLFSERKISKRYIGICIGARPQEQGTIEAPIGRSRSDPIRHVIKKNGKPAKTSYRLLTFESGISVVEFSPHTGRTHQIRIHASYTGFPVVADPLYGGDREQVKKIAPLYRPFAYKIFKCFTRHALHAFKISFIHPFTQKETELSAPFPGDMNAAIALFEKNGKRPETSTP from the coding sequence ATGAATACCTATATAATAGATGAAAATTCTTCGGGGAGCCGTCTTGATGTGTTTGTGGCGGGTGTTATGGAAGGTATGACACGGTCGCAGGTGCAGAAGGCGATCAAGTCGGGCGGTGTGCTGGTGAATGGGACAGTTGCCGGGAAAAACGTACGACTCAAGAGGGGTGATGACGTTACTATCGATGAACAGGAGATGACAGCACTCACTTCAACGACACTCGTGCCTCAGGATATTCCCCTTGATATTGTTTACGAAGACAATTACCTCATTGCAGTCAACAAACCCGCGGGTATGGTGGTACATCCGGGAAGCGGAGTGCGGGACAGCACCCTTGCCAATGCCCTGGCATATCATATCCCTTCACTGTCCGACGGCTTTGCCCACGACCGTCCGGGCATCGTTCACCGGTTAGACAAAGAAACTTCCGGTATTCTTTTAGTCGCCAAAACAAATCAGGCCCATGCCGCGCTGGCATCACTTTTTTCAGAACGAAAAATATCCAAACGCTATATCGGTATCTGTATCGGTGCCCGCCCGCAGGAGCAGGGGACTATCGAAGCTCCCATTGGGCGAAGCCGGTCCGATCCTATCAGACATGTCATAAAAAAAAACGGTAAACCCGCGAAAACATCATACCGTCTCCTTACATTCGAATCGGGCATTTCTGTTGTCGAGTTCAGCCCCCATACCGGACGGACCCATCAAATACGAATCCATGCCTCCTATACCGGATTTCCGGTTGTCGCCGATCCCCTCTATGGCGGAGACAGAGAACAGGTCAAAAAGATCGCCCCCCTCTACCGCCCCTTTGCCTACAAAATATTCAAATGCTTCACCCGCCACGCACTGCACGCATTCAAAATCTCCTTTATCCATCCTTTCACTCAAAAAGAAACGGAACTCAGCGCACCATTTCCGGGCGACATGAACGCAGCAATAGCGCTCTTTGAAAAAAACGGGAAAAGACCGGAGACAAGTACTCCCTAG